One genomic segment of Alphaproteobacteria bacterium includes these proteins:
- a CDS encoding glycosyltransferase: MARAVAARGHTVEIQTTDRAMTDAEKALHASPVVDRGVTIHVHKQGVPATLAVSWPLARALDKAIPAADVVHIHSLYLFHVWYAARVARKAGKPYLLRPHGTLDPFLWKRHRLRKSVIELAFQDRVIDHAAALHWTAAEEMELAAPYSRGAKGFVVPNGIDIGDYADLPAPGEFFAKHPELAGTKPVLFLSRLNFKKGLDVLIPAFRKALDADPALRLVIAGPDDGYEAQARALVAQHKLDDATTWLGMLTGRDKLAAFVDCALFALPSWSENFGIAIVEAMACGAPVVISDRVNIWREIEGAGAGLVSPPEIDTLAAHILLLANDPARARRMGAAGRKLATDRYDWAKIGAQLETLYREIAGA; the protein is encoded by the coding sequence ATGGCGCGTGCCGTCGCGGCGCGTGGGCATACGGTCGAAATCCAAACGACCGATCGCGCGATGACCGATGCGGAGAAGGCGCTTCACGCGAGCCCCGTCGTCGATCGCGGTGTGACCATCCATGTTCACAAGCAGGGCGTGCCCGCCACGCTCGCCGTCTCATGGCCGTTGGCGCGAGCGTTGGACAAGGCGATCCCGGCCGCCGACGTGGTGCATATCCACTCGCTGTATCTTTTCCATGTCTGGTACGCGGCGCGTGTGGCGCGCAAAGCGGGCAAGCCGTATCTCCTGCGCCCGCACGGCACGCTCGATCCGTTTTTGTGGAAGCGTCATCGCCTGCGCAAATCGGTGATCGAGCTCGCTTTCCAAGATCGCGTCATCGACCACGCCGCCGCGCTGCATTGGACGGCGGCCGAGGAAATGGAACTCGCCGCACCCTATTCGCGCGGGGCCAAGGGCTTCGTCGTGCCCAACGGCATCGATATCGGCGACTACGCCGATTTGCCCGCGCCGGGCGAGTTTTTCGCCAAGCACCCGGAACTCGCCGGCACGAAGCCGGTGCTGTTCCTGTCGCGGCTCAATTTCAAAAAGGGTCTCGACGTTCTGATCCCGGCGTTCCGCAAGGCGCTTGATGCCGATCCCGCGTTACGTCTGGTGATCGCCGGGCCCGATGACGGTTACGAGGCCCAAGCGCGCGCGCTGGTGGCGCAGCACAAACTCGATGACGCGACGACATGGCTCGGTATGCTCACGGGCCGCGACAAGCTCGCCGCTTTCGTCGATTGCGCGCTGTTCGCCTTGCCGTCGTGGTCGGAGAATTTCGGCATCGCGATCGTCGAAGCGATGGCCTGCGGTGCCCCCGTCGTGATTTCCGATCGCGTCAATATCTGGCGCGAGATCGAAGGCGCCGGCGCCGGGCTCGTCTCGCCGCCGGAGATCGACACGCTCGCCGCGCATATTCTATTGCTCGCCAACGATCCCGCACGCGCCAGGCGCATGGGGGCGGCGGGCCGCAAACTCGCGACCGACCGCTACGATTGGGCGAAGATCGGCGCGCAACTCGAAACCCTCTATCGGGAGATCGCGGGCGCATGA